The stretch of DNA AATCACGTCGAAGCATAGCTCTTTTCCGAGGCCTGCTTCTAAACAACCCGCAAATGAGCAAGTCTGATCCGATTGAGAAGGCTCTTGACCGTATCGCCGAGTTGCGTCACGGAGACCCGTCTCCTCGGGATACTGACGAGATTCGCCGGTTCCTCACACACAAATCGAATCTCGTCGTTTCCAAAGCCGCGAAGCTAGTCGCAGAACAACGCCGATCGGAGTTTGTTCCCGATCTGGTTTCCGCATTCCATCGTTTTATGGCCAATCCGGCACAACTCGACAAGAGATGTGCCGCGCTCACCGGAATTACCGAAACCCTCTATGAGATGGACTACTGCGAGCCAGACATTTACTTGCAAAGCCTGCGCCATGTTCAGATGGAAGCATCATTCGGTCCACCGGTCGATGCCGCTGCTGCTCTGCGTGGAATATCCGCTCAAGCTCTTCTGCGCACGCGCTACGAAGACGCGATGGCCGCGGTTCTGCCTCTGCTCGTCGACCGCGAGCCGCCTGCCAGAATCGGGGCGGTTCGCGCACTTGCAATCAATGGCGGCACCGCAGGCGCTCTTCTTTTACGGCTAAAGGTGCTGACGGGTGATTCGGAACCGGAGGTAATCGCGGAGTGCTTCTTGGGATTACTAAGCAACGCACCGGACGAATCGCTTTGCTTCGTTGCCGGCTTTATGGACGCTGACGATCAAGCGATATCAGATGCGGCCGTCTGGGCACTAGGACAATCCCGTCTGCCGGCAGCTTTCGAGGCGCTAAAAAATAAGTGGGAGAGGACAATTGAGCGCGATCAGCGAAGACGGATTTTATCGGCTATTGCAATGCTGCGACTGGAGAGTGCTGTTGAATTGCTATGTTCGATTATTTATTCGGAAAACCAAACTACTGCGAGCGACGCTTTGAATGCGCTCGCAACATTCAAATCGAACAGGAATATCCGCGAGGCGGTCGCAACGGCAGTTCGGAAGCGATGCGATAACAATTTACAGAGCACGTTCGTCCGCGAATTTGGCGAAACAAATCCTGAGTGAGAACCAAATCGCGCCCTAGAACAAAACAACAAAAGGCACGAGCCGGTTAGCTCGTGCCTTTTATTTCTCCTGATGATGACTTACTTCAGAAGAGCCTGAAAGCAACTTCTACGCTGATAGCCACTGCAACAGGTTTGCCGTCTTTTTCAGCGGGTTCAAACTTCCAGTTTTTGACAGCTTCCATCGCCTTCTCGTCGAGTCCCATTCCGAGACCCCGTTCGACTTTGAGACCGCGCGTGCGTCCATCGGTGCCGACGATGCAAGCCAAAACCACTGTACCTTGATACTTTGCTTTGCGAGCTTCTTCGGAGTACTCCGGCTCGGGCTTAAATATCACTTTCGGTTCGGTCACTCCGCCCACACCGGGACGAAACACTCCGCCGCCGTATCCACCGCCGACGCCATTACCGAGACCGCCACCTACGCCCGATCCGATTCCGCCACCGCTGCCAGAACCAATACCGGCGCCACTACCGACACCGTTCGAAGGCGGACCAGCGATCACCGGGGATTTCGGATCGCCAAGGTTCGGGATGTTATTGCTGGCGAGCTTCACCTGCGGAGGCATCACCATTGTGGGCTCTGCCGTGAGCTTTGGATGCTCGTTGCGCACCACAACTTCAGGAGGCGTGATCTGCTCCATTGCCGGCTTGGGTAAATGTCCCTTCGGAGCAATGACTTTATCGCGGTCGCCGCCACCACCGCCGCCCTGCAGAGTTGGCTGCTGCTTCGGGGTCATCGGCATGTACTCAGAGATGTCCGGAGCTACGAGCGTGACCGTCTCCTTCTTGGCCTCGGTGTAAACCTTGTGTCCCAAAATGGAAACGGCAACCAGCGCCCCAATCAGTCCAGCATGGACGACGACCGACGACGTTCGCGCAACTTTGCGATTGTCGTAAGCGCCCCAGATGCTTTTGACGGCAACCGGGCGAGAGGTCAACTTGAGTGGGGGAAGCTTCTCCGGAAAAAGAACGTCGCGAATGTTCTCTTTCAACGACTGAAAGAGAGAGCCTTCCGCCTTGAGGCCGAAGTTCGGCACGTGCTGCGCCGAAGCCGGTCTGCGTACCGGAGCATTCTGAGTCTCAGTAGGAGCGATCAAAACCTGGTTTGCCATAGAAACTAAATTCGACCCTTGCAACCCATTCCCTTCGTCGTTCTGGAGAGTGGCTGCTTACCTCTATCCGATGAGTCATCTTCTTCTTTTGTTGCTCGCACAGCAGCCCCGATATTTACAACTTTGTCAAGACCTTAGACTGCGAAAATCTTAAAAAGTTTTTCGCTTGTCCCACAAATCAGAGCAACTCTGCCCACAAACTTGCATCCGCAAAATTAACAGTGACATGCATGCAAATGCATCGCTGTTTAGATGCGAACACCCGCCACGCGGAACCAGACGTGAGTCTCCTTTGATGTAAACCCATCCCCTATAATGAAGTTTCCCGCCTTTTTAGGAGTAGATAACGACTGGGCATGGCCTCTG from Terriglobales bacterium encodes:
- a CDS encoding energy transducer TonB, translating into MANQVLIAPTETQNAPVRRPASAQHVPNFGLKAEGSLFQSLKENIRDVLFPEKLPPLKLTSRPVAVKSIWGAYDNRKVARTSSVVVHAGLIGALVAVSILGHKVYTEAKKETVTLVAPDISEYMPMTPKQQPTLQGGGGGGDRDKVIAPKGHLPKPAMEQITPPEVVVRNEHPKLTAEPTMVMPPQVKLASNNIPNLGDPKSPVIAGPPSNGVGSGAGIGSGSGGGIGSGVGGGLGNGVGGGYGGGVFRPGVGGVTEPKVIFKPEPEYSEEARKAKYQGTVVLACIVGTDGRTRGLKVERGLGMGLDEKAMEAVKNWKFEPAEKDGKPVAVAISVEVAFRLF